The genomic window TCGATGGAACGCTGGTGATGGTCGAAAATGTCTTCCGTGAACTAGGTATGCGCGAAGGCCAGAGCTATGACCTGCAGGAGGTCATCCTGGCAGCAGCAAAGGATGTAGATCGTCCCATCTTTTATTCCGTCGCTGTCATCATTGCGGGCTATCTCCCCATCTACGCGCTCACCGGGCCCTCGGGAAAATTATTCAAGCCCATGGCTGACACGGTCTCAATTGCACTCGTCGGTGCACTGATTCTTACTCTCACCTTCGTTCCCGTCATGTGCGCCTACTGGTTCAAAAAAGGTGTGCGCGAGCGCGAGAACAAGCCATTTGAGTGGATGCGCAACATCTATGCGGGCCAGCTCGAATGGTGCCTCGACCATCCGAAGGCCACTATGATTGGAGCCACGCTGATCTTCGGCGCCACGCTCCTGCTCATTCCATTTATCGGCGGAGAGTTCATGCCGCATCTCGACGAAGGCGCGCTATGGGTGCGTGCAACTATGCCTTATACGGTCTCGTTCGACACTGCAAGTAAGTTTTCTCCGCAGGTTCGCAACATCCTGATGAAGTATCCCATGGTGACCGATGTTGGCTCCGAGCTTGGCCGGCCCGACGACGGAACCGATCCTACAGGTTTCTTCAACGATGAGTTCTATGTGGGCCTCAAGCCTTACAATGACGCCTCCTGGAAGACCGGTTCGATACACAACAAGACGGAGCTGACCGAGGACATTCAAAAGCAACTCCAGGCATTCCCCGGCGTCATCTTCAACTACACGCAGCCTGCTGAGGATGCGGTCGACGAAGCGCTCACTGGCCTCAAGAGTGCGTTGGCGGTAAAAATCTACGGGCCCGATCTCAATACTCTCCAGAGCAAGGCGCTTGAGATCAAGCGGCGACTCTCTAAGGTGCCTGGCTTCTCGGAGTTGACTGTTGTTCGCGAGCTTGGCCAACCCAGCCTGCTGATCGATGTCGATCGTGACAAGATCGCTCGTTACGGCATCAACGTAGCTGATGTAGAGGCGATCGTTCAAGCGGCCGTAGGCGGCCAGGCCGCCACCCAGGTCATTCAGGGAGAGAAGCTGTTCGATCTTGTCGTCCGCATGAAACCTGAGTTCCGCGAAGATGCGAATCAGATCGGCAATCTGCTTGTCGGCACGCCTTCCGGACAGCAAATTCCGTTGAGCGAATTGGCGAACATTCACGAGGCAGGCGGCGCATCGTTCATCTACCGCGAAGACAACGCGCGTTACATCGGCGTGCAGTACAGCATCGACGGTCGCGATCTCGAGAGCGCTGTCCGCGCCGGTCAAAAATCGATCGAGGACATTACAAAGACGCTGCCCCCCGGGTACCGGCTCGCATGGGGTGGAGAGTATGGAGAATTTCTGCAAGCGAAGCATCAGATGGAATTCATCGGCCCGCTTGCGCTGCTTATCATTTTCATGATTCTGTTCGCGCTTTACGGCAACTTCAAATTCCCTTTGACCATCGCTCTTGGGGTATTGCTGACCGAGCCTGTCGGCGCGCTCATCGCCCTGAAGCTGACACACACGCCGTTCAGCGTTTCATCGGCACTGGGATTGCTCGCGTTGATGGGCGTATCAGTTGAGACGGCGGTAATTCTGGTCTCGTATATCAACAAGCTGCGGCTTGAGAACAAGGACATTCGTACAGCAACGCGCGAAGCATCGCTGCTGCGGCTTCGCCCTATCATGATGACTGCCCTGGTTGCGTGCCTGGGCCTGTTGCCTGCGGCGCTTTCCACCGGCATCGGCTCCGACACGCAGAAGCCTTTTGCCATCGTGATCGTCGCAGGTTTGGTCTCTCGACTCTTCCTCGGATTTTTCGTCAACCCTGTGCTGTACGAGATGGTCGCTCGCGATGGAGACGTCTTGCAGGTCTGACCTGCGTGATCCGTCATACGTCGCTCCGCATTAGCAATGCAGGCGCTTCAAAGCTTATTCAATTCAGAATGCAATCATTAAAATAATGAGGCTCCTCAGTATCGAGGAGCCTCATTATTTTCTCTTCAAAAGAGAACTGTTGTCTGCTTGAGGAGTAGTTAGAAGGCGTATGCCGCGCCAAACGTTGTGACGAATGGAGTCAATCCATGTGCCGCAAAGCCGGGTGTTCCATAGCCAGGCCACTTCTGCGCTTCAATATCGATGGCGCGAATATTGATGTGCTGAGAAGCACGAAACTCAATACCGCCTCCAACAGAGAGGACACCGAAGGTATCAGTGAAGGGATGAGGATGAACACCAGACTGATATTCAAACCGGCCTATTCCGCCGAGCACCTTCGCATAAGCGCGAACACGGTCCCGACGTAGAAGAGTAAATCTCGGGCCGATGAGATAAGTGTCCTCGCCAATATCCGTCGGCGTAAGAACGTTGATCTGATGCACATCGGCTTCAAGGCCAACACGACGCCATAGGTCGGCATCGCCATAGATCGTATAGCCTTTAATGTAAGTCTGACCATAGTCAGGTATGGCGAAGCTGAAGCCTGCACCGACCTGGATCGATCCCAGACGCGTGGCCATAGGAACGGCCTGGGCGTGGGCAGCTAGAGACAAGCCGAACACAGAAATAAATAAGCCAATCAATTGATGTCGTTTCAAGATGATGCCTCCAAACAGAGATTCCGGGAGAACCCGCTAAGAACTTAGAAGCGAGGTAGGGGTAACACGTTGCCCAGCAACAATTAGCATGTTCGGTTTTGAACAAAAAAACACGCCTCTTTTGACGTCGATGAGCGAGCCATCAAAATAATAGTTGTAAGTGCAAATAGATAAAAAGTGCAAACTAATCAGAAAGTTGCTACTCAATTCCCAGTTTTTTCCACAGTGCATCGACACGAGCCTTTACTTCTGGCTCCATCGTAAGCATTGCGGGCCACTCTCGCGTAAATCCTTCTGCGGGCCACTTTCGTGTAGCGTCAATGCCCATCTTGCTCCCATAATTTGGCAGCCGACTTGCATGGTCGAGAGAGTCTACGGGCCCGAGCGTGAATTGAATGTCCCTTTCCGGATCGATGTTATTTGTCGTGCGAAGAACGACCTCTGATAAGTCCTGCACATCACAATCCTCGTCGACAATGATGATGCATTTCGTAAACATCGCCTGTCCCATCGCCCAGATGCCGTTCATTACCTTGCGCGCATGACCTGCATAAGATTTTCTTATCGAGATGATCATTAAATTGTGGAAGACACCTTCGGGCGGAAGGTTGACATCCACAATTTCGGGCAGCGTCATCTGCATCAGCGGCAGAAAGATCCGTTCCACCGCCTTGCCCATCCACGCATCTTCCATGGGCGGCTTGCCGACGATGGTGGCTGCATAGACAGGCTGCTTGCGATGCGTGATCGCAGTCACATGGAAAACTGGATAGTCATCCTGCATGGTGTAGAAGCCGGTGTGATCGCCAAACGGGCCTTCGGTGCGCAGCTCACCGAGCTGCACGTACCCTTCGAGGATGTACTCCGCATGAGCGGGTACTTCAAGGTCAACCGTCTCCGCCTTCACCAACTCAACCGGCTTCTGGCGCAGAAAACCTGCGATCAGATACTCCTCGACCTCTGGCGGCGCTGGAACAATCGCAGAGAAAGTTGTCGCAGGGTCGGTGCCAATCGCCACAGCGACCTCCATGCGATCGTTGCGAATCTTCGTCAGTGTCGTCGCATTCAATGTATCGAGCGAAGCAGCCGAGGTCGTTCCACCAGCCGTCAATGCCATCAGATCGACACCGCTTGCAAGATCAGGGGTCGTCGCGCGCAGCCGGTCGCGCATGTGCTCGGCAGCAACCTTCTGCCGCTGCCAATGCATCCCTGTCGTCTTGCCGTCGTACACCTGCATCCGATACATGCCGACGTTGCGCTTGCCCGACT from Granulicella sp. L56 includes these protein-coding regions:
- a CDS encoding UbiD family decarboxylase — protein: MAYNDLRDWIKQLEKAGELKRITAEVDPILEMAEIADRAAKLGRGTAKAGGPALLFENVKGYPKARVLMNQFGSERRMKLALETDSLDDIADRIRELLHPVSPTSFMDKLKMLPKLAEVGGFFPKLIAAKDAPCKEVIHRGDEVNLLDLPILKTWPQDGGRFITLPCVITRDPKSGKRNVGMYRMQVYDGKTTGMHWQRQKVAAEHMRDRLRATTPDLASGVDLMALTAGGTTSAASLDTLNATTLTKIRNDRMEVAVAIGTDPATTFSAIVPAPPEVEEYLIAGFLRQKPVELVKAETVDLEVPAHAEYILEGYVQLGELRTEGPFGDHTGFYTMQDDYPVFHVTAITHRKQPVYAATIVGKPPMEDAWMGKAVERIFLPLMQMTLPEIVDVNLPPEGVFHNLMIISIRKSYAGHARKVMNGIWAMGQAMFTKCIIIVDEDCDVQDLSEVVLRTTNNIDPERDIQFTLGPVDSLDHASRLPNYGSKMGIDATRKWPAEGFTREWPAMLTMEPEVKARVDALWKKLGIE
- a CDS encoding efflux RND transporter permease subunit, with protein sequence MIHHVVQFALRQRLLILLFVLFIVIGGVLSFHHMPVDAYPDLAPPMVEIITQWPGHAAEEIERLVTVPTEVEMNGVPKMSVMRSISLYGLSDVILTFDEGTDNYFARQQVFERLSEVTYPTGVTPTLAPLASPSGLVYRYVLESPDRTPQELKTFEDWVIEREYKQVPGVADDSGFGGTVMQYQVLLDPAKLYAYHLTVPTVIQQLSVNNSNAGGGFYSQGGQIYYVRGLGLMHDTSDIGNVIVGTQNGVPVRIRDIGEVVIGNAPRLGEFGFNKTDDAVEGVIMMRRGEQTQNVLKAVEAKTRQLNEGVLPPDVKVHAYYDRSDLVQLTIDTVEHNMLMGMGLVLLVLMAFLVSIRAAVIVALTIPLALLFSFTFLHAQGIAANLLSIGAIDFGILIDGTLVMVENVFRELGMREGQSYDLQEVILAAAKDVDRPIFYSVAVIIAGYLPIYALTGPSGKLFKPMADTVSIALVGALILTLTFVPVMCAYWFKKGVRERENKPFEWMRNIYAGQLEWCLDHPKATMIGATLIFGATLLLIPFIGGEFMPHLDEGALWVRATMPYTVSFDTASKFSPQVRNILMKYPMVTDVGSELGRPDDGTDPTGFFNDEFYVGLKPYNDASWKTGSIHNKTELTEDIQKQLQAFPGVIFNYTQPAEDAVDEALTGLKSALAVKIYGPDLNTLQSKALEIKRRLSKVPGFSELTVVRELGQPSLLIDVDRDKIARYGINVADVEAIVQAAVGGQAATQVIQGEKLFDLVVRMKPEFREDANQIGNLLVGTPSGQQIPLSELANIHEAGGASFIYREDNARYIGVQYSIDGRDLESAVRAGQKSIEDITKTLPPGYRLAWGGEYGEFLQAKHQMEFIGPLALLIIFMILFALYGNFKFPLTIALGVLLTEPVGALIALKLTHTPFSVSSALGLLALMGVSVETAVILVSYINKLRLENKDIRTATREASLLRLRPIMMTALVACLGLLPAALSTGIGSDTQKPFAIVIVAGLVSRLFLGFFVNPVLYEMVARDGDVLQV